One Streptomyces fagopyri DNA window includes the following coding sequences:
- a CDS encoding DUF2278 family protein, which yields MPLKAYGVLITRAVDVRREGSTGTPHYQIHLADDQGTHYRAAVNVRSQEEPSELLYLVADDLRHPVTAHLEGLPSGWNTLPPGPDGPNLDFVRGNLFDPAAMRSLPPDAQGPDNDLADLLDHYVRRAVADPAARMYVFGERFGPEAAVRDKVFGFLPGNGVHDIHMNQGNSARFQGDDGVWQDGGLLLHFPAQSRWVGIFLAFQSQAWHTDDITGHTLPVDGSRPDPEGRPVRIVAALVNPRGPAPESETVTLLNASPDPLDLTGWRLADRLDHGCAVPPGPLAPGACLVVPLTDGVQLGNQGGRITLLDAHGLKADGVSYTAGQAGREGWTVVF from the coding sequence ATGCCATTGAAGGCCTACGGCGTACTGATCACCCGGGCGGTCGACGTCCGGCGTGAGGGCTCCACCGGCACTCCGCACTACCAGATCCACCTGGCGGACGATCAGGGAACGCACTACCGGGCGGCGGTCAACGTGCGGTCCCAGGAGGAGCCCTCCGAGCTGCTCTACCTGGTCGCCGACGACCTCCGGCATCCGGTCACCGCGCACCTGGAGGGTCTGCCGTCCGGCTGGAACACACTGCCGCCGGGGCCGGACGGCCCGAACCTCGACTTCGTGCGCGGCAACCTCTTCGACCCGGCGGCGATGCGTTCGCTGCCCCCGGACGCACAGGGGCCCGACAACGACCTGGCCGACCTGCTCGACCACTACGTCCGGCGCGCGGTGGCCGACCCGGCCGCCCGGATGTACGTCTTCGGCGAGCGCTTCGGACCCGAGGCCGCCGTCCGCGACAAGGTCTTCGGCTTCCTGCCCGGCAACGGCGTCCACGACATCCATATGAACCAGGGCAACAGCGCGCGGTTCCAGGGCGACGACGGCGTCTGGCAGGACGGCGGGCTGCTCCTCCACTTCCCGGCGCAGTCCCGGTGGGTCGGCATCTTCCTCGCCTTCCAGAGCCAGGCCTGGCACACCGACGACATCACCGGGCACACCCTCCCCGTGGACGGCTCCCGCCCCGATCCGGAGGGCCGGCCGGTGCGCATCGTGGCGGCCCTGGTCAACCCGCGGGGCCCGGCCCCCGAGTCCGAGACCGTCACGCTCCTCAACGCCTCGCCCGATCCCCTCGACCTGACCGGCTGGCGCCTCGCCGACCGGCTCGACCACGGCTGCGCGGTGCCGCCGGGGCCGCTCGCCCCCGGCGCCTGCCTGGTGGTGCCCCTCACGGACGGCGTCCAGCTGGGCAACCAGGGTG
- a CDS encoding SRPBCC family protein translates to MVLFLLERLSPTPPAETWRRLTEWPRHARVVPLTRVSVVTPPPTSEGTVFVARSGIGPVAFDDPMEVVTWRPPRGGDPGRCRLVKHGTFVTGWAEIEVRRAAGGGSLVLWREDLRVRWLPGFCDRPLAWAGRWMFGRAVDGLLREPLAERAPGPSSP, encoded by the coding sequence GTGGTCCTCTTCCTGCTGGAACGCCTGTCCCCGACTCCCCCCGCCGAGACCTGGCGCCGCCTCACCGAGTGGCCCCGGCACGCGCGGGTCGTACCGCTGACCCGGGTCAGCGTGGTCACCCCGCCGCCGACGTCCGAGGGCACGGTGTTCGTCGCCCGGTCGGGGATCGGGCCGGTGGCGTTCGACGACCCGATGGAGGTCGTGACCTGGCGGCCGCCCCGGGGAGGGGACCCGGGGCGGTGCCGGCTGGTCAAGCACGGCACGTTCGTCACGGGGTGGGCCGAGATCGAGGTGCGTCGCGCGGCCGGCGGGGGCTCGCTGGTGCTGTGGCGGGAGGATCTGCGGGTGCGCTGGCTGCCCGGGTTCTGCGACCGGCCGCTGGCGTGGGCGGGGAGGTGGATGTTCGGCCGGGCCGTGGACGGACTGCTGCGGGAGCCCCTGGCGGAGCGTGCCCCGGGGCCGTCCTCGCCGTGA